A genomic window from Pygocentrus nattereri isolate fPygNat1 chromosome 22, fPygNat1.pri, whole genome shotgun sequence includes:
- the smim14 gene encoding small integral membrane protein 14, which translates to MAEGGFDPCECICSHEHAMQRLINLLRQSQSYCTDTECLQELPSPGSSTGGDVTLPLIIVGWMVLAIMIFLLRPASLRGPRTSNKPTGPPANHGREPPAPPVD; encoded by the exons ATGGCAGAAGGAGGCTTTGACCCCTGTGAGTGTATTTGCTCTCACGAACATGCCATGCAGAGACTCATCAACTTG CTGAGGCAGTCCCAGTCTTACTGCACAGACACAGAGTGCCTTCAGGAAT TGCCAAGCCCTGGTTCTTCAACAGGGGGAGATGTGACTCTGCCCTTGATAATTGTGGGCTGGATGGTTCTGGCTATCATGATATTTCTACTGCGCCCTGCCAGCTTAAGGGGGCCCCGAACCTCCAACAAACCCACCGGCCCACCAGCC AATCATGGCAGAGAACCCCCAGCACCTCCAGTGGACTAG